In the genome of Hyphomonas sp. Mor2, one region contains:
- a CDS encoding GNAT family N-acetyltransferase, with protein sequence MNMTTPRIRPAKPEDYDALGQVMFEAIHQGPSHYTTAQSRAWAPKPRRGADWAARLSGKHIVVADLEGHLQGFMSIEPGGYIDFAYIHPRAQGTGLFRRLFEAVTAWADRQGETELSTHASLMAQPAFAAMGFTIDHHETVEVDGQTLARARMIKTL encoded by the coding sequence ATGAATATGACGACGCCTCGGATCCGACCGGCAAAGCCAGAGGATTATGATGCGCTTGGGCAGGTCATGTTCGAGGCCATCCATCAGGGTCCGTCGCACTATACGACAGCCCAGTCGCGGGCCTGGGCACCCAAACCGCGCCGCGGCGCGGATTGGGCCGCGCGCCTGTCCGGGAAGCACATCGTCGTCGCTGATCTTGAAGGCCACCTTCAAGGCTTCATGTCGATCGAGCCGGGCGGCTATATCGACTTCGCCTATATCCACCCGCGCGCGCAGGGTACAGGACTGTTCAGGCGGCTGTTTGAAGCGGTGACAGCCTGGGCCGACCGCCAAGGTGAAACCGAGCTCTCCACCCATGCCAGCCTGATGGCGCAGCCCGCATTTGCCGCGATGGGCTTTACCATCGATCACCATGAAACTGTCGAAGTGGATGGCCAGACACTGGCGCGTGCACGCATGATCAAAACCCTGTAA
- a CDS encoding CoA ester lyase has translation MSASSHRPRRSCLYMPGANPRALEKAKTLSADTLIFDLEDAVAPDAKAEARDTVSAAVKAGGYGKREIVVRINGLDTEWGLDDMKAAVEAGPDAILAPKVIDGGDIDRLNDAMSRAGAPDDMGLWVMIEMPKAILNIQHIAEAVGRTRLTAFVMGTNDLAKELRAVNDPPVRTAFQTSLSLSVAAARAYDLLAIDGVFNGIGDEDGLEAECQQGRVMGFDGKTLIHPSQLDAANRIFAPDAADVDQAKAVIEAFADPENAGKGVLKVNGKMTELLHLEEAKRTVDVASAIAAMAE, from the coding sequence ATGTCCGCCAGTTCCCACCGCCCACGCCGATCCTGCCTTTACATGCCCGGCGCCAATCCTCGCGCGCTGGAAAAGGCGAAAACGCTTTCTGCCGACACTTTGATCTTCGACCTGGAAGACGCTGTGGCGCCCGACGCCAAGGCCGAAGCCCGCGACACTGTCAGCGCGGCTGTGAAGGCCGGCGGCTACGGCAAGCGTGAGATTGTCGTGCGCATCAATGGCCTCGATACCGAATGGGGGCTGGACGACATGAAAGCGGCGGTCGAGGCTGGCCCGGATGCCATCCTGGCGCCAAAAGTGATCGATGGCGGCGACATTGACCGCCTGAATGATGCGATGAGTCGCGCTGGCGCGCCTGACGATATGGGGCTCTGGGTGATGATCGAAATGCCCAAGGCGATCCTCAACATCCAGCATATTGCCGAAGCAGTTGGCCGCACCCGCCTGACGGCTTTCGTCATGGGCACGAACGACCTCGCCAAGGAGCTGCGCGCGGTCAATGATCCGCCGGTTCGCACCGCGTTCCAGACCTCGCTCAGCCTCAGCGTCGCCGCAGCCCGCGCCTATGATCTGCTTGCCATTGACGGCGTCTTCAACGGAATTGGCGATGAAGACGGGCTGGAAGCGGAGTGCCAGCAAGGCCGCGTCATGGGCTTTGATGGCAAGACCCTGATCCATCCCTCACAGCTGGACGCCGCCAATCGCATTTTCGCGCCCGATGCCGCCGACGTCGACCAGGCGAAGGCCGTGATCGAGGCGTTTGCGGACCCTGAAAATGCCGGCAAGGGCGTGCTCAAGGTGAATGGAAAGATGACCGAGCTCCTGCACCTCGAAGAGGCAAAGCGGACCGTAGACGTGGCCTCGGCGATCGCGGCCATGGCGGAATGA
- a CDS encoding class I SAM-dependent methyltransferase: MKLPLDPDEIKGFLAADEGAALYAAAKERAPHGPCVEIGGYCGKSSLYIGTACKSAGEILFSIDHHRGSEENQPGWEYFDESLWDEEAQSLDTLPVFRQTIRSANLEGTVVAIVGRSIDIANRWRTPLSFLFIDGGHTMEHALNDYRGWTPHVMPGGLLAIHDVFPNPDEGGQAPYEIYRRALASDLFVEEAAVRSLRILRRI; encoded by the coding sequence TTGAAACTTCCCCTCGACCCTGATGAGATCAAGGGCTTTCTCGCGGCCGACGAAGGGGCCGCCCTGTACGCCGCCGCAAAAGAGCGGGCGCCGCATGGCCCATGCGTGGAAATTGGCGGTTATTGCGGAAAATCGAGCTTGTATATCGGGACCGCTTGCAAATCCGCCGGGGAGATTCTGTTTTCGATTGATCACCATCGCGGATCTGAAGAAAATCAGCCGGGCTGGGAATATTTTGATGAGAGCCTTTGGGATGAGGAGGCGCAGTCGCTCGATACATTGCCCGTGTTTCGCCAGACGATCAGATCTGCCAATTTGGAGGGCACTGTCGTGGCGATTGTCGGGCGGTCCATTGATATCGCCAATCGCTGGCGCACGCCGCTCAGCTTTCTGTTCATCGATGGCGGACATACGATGGAACATGCGCTGAACGACTATCGGGGGTGGACCCCACACGTCATGCCAGGCGGTTTGCTGGCCATTCATGATGTCTTTCCCAATCCTGATGAGGGTGGGCAAGCGCCGTATGAGATCTATCGACGGGCGCTGGCATCAGATCTTTTTGTTGAAGAAGCCGCGGTTCGCAGTCTGCGCATTCTTCGGCGCATTTAA
- a CDS encoding prenyltransferase/squalene oxidase repeat-containing protein, giving the protein MDGSFASETLLEVIDLKPAIQRILNIQSDDGAIAWFEQGPWDSWNHVESAMALCVLGEYEAAERAYDYLASSQRPDGAWLGEYGNALPMVDRDYISREPAPAVLDSNFCAYPAVGVAHYLKRTGRIERVQTWWPMVARALDFVISLQLPNGTICWAKEALGNDAEDALLAGNASILKSIECGLYLAKELGHTRTDWAQAHAALLQALRTDPSAFDRRGHGRRFAMDWYYPVLSHALSPDQALDRILGRWSVFVPELGCRCVSDEPWVTTAETAELVLTLIAIGDLDRAVSLFQSLSGLRDENGAFWMGWQSEEMTFWPKERPSWTQAAVVLAADALTNSTPASRVLVEPLL; this is encoded by the coding sequence ATGGATGGGTCATTTGCGTCCGAGACCCTTCTTGAGGTCATTGATCTGAAGCCAGCGATTCAGCGGATATTGAATATTCAATCCGATGACGGGGCGATCGCCTGGTTTGAGCAAGGGCCTTGGGATTCCTGGAACCATGTCGAAAGCGCGATGGCGCTCTGCGTTCTGGGAGAATATGAGGCGGCTGAACGCGCCTATGATTATCTCGCCAGCAGCCAGCGCCCAGACGGGGCCTGGCTCGGCGAGTATGGAAACGCCCTGCCAATGGTGGATCGGGACTATATCAGCCGCGAACCCGCGCCGGCTGTTTTGGATTCAAACTTCTGCGCTTACCCAGCGGTTGGCGTCGCGCATTACCTGAAGCGAACCGGCAGGATCGAACGCGTCCAGACCTGGTGGCCGATGGTGGCGCGGGCACTGGACTTTGTGATCTCGCTTCAGTTGCCAAACGGAACCATTTGCTGGGCGAAAGAAGCGCTCGGGAACGATGCGGAAGATGCGCTGCTGGCGGGGAACGCATCCATTCTCAAAAGCATTGAATGTGGGCTCTATCTCGCGAAGGAACTCGGTCACACCAGAACAGATTGGGCGCAAGCGCACGCCGCGCTTTTGCAGGCCTTGCGGACTGATCCATCAGCCTTTGACCGGCGCGGCCACGGTAGGCGGTTTGCGATGGATTGGTACTATCCGGTCTTGTCGCATGCGCTTTCACCGGACCAAGCGCTGGACCGCATCCTTGGTCGTTGGAGTGTCTTTGTCCCCGAATTGGGCTGTCGATGCGTCTCCGATGAGCCTTGGGTCACCACCGCAGAAACAGCTGAACTCGTTCTGACGCTCATAGCGATTGGTGATCTGGATCGCGCCGTGTCGCTGTTCCAGAGCTTGTCCGGATTACGCGATGAAAACGGAGCGTTCTGGATGGGATGGCAGAGCGAGGAGATGACCTTCTGGCCAAAAGAGCGACCGAGCTGGACGCAAGCCGCCGTTGTGTTAGCCGCAGATGCGCTTACGAACTCGACGCCTGCCAGCCGCGTACTGGTCGAGCCCCTGCTTTAA
- a CDS encoding class I SAM-dependent methyltransferase, whose translation MLTARLKRLGLKDGDRVLDLGCGEGRHVHGLYLLGNLKVFGVDLSDTSLKKAEEGLATLQKPAHDHSGEVVFETGDATALRFEDNTFDAVICSEVLEHLPDYHAAIAEIQRVLKPEGRLCISVPHAWPERVCWQLAPPPNGYAFAPGGHIRIFDEVDLKVSVQRHGFKLFGRHHAHGIHVPYWWLKCAFWDREEDHPITKAYHNFLVWDLMKRPWITRFIDTLISPFMGKSLVLYFHSTKAS comes from the coding sequence ATGCTGACCGCTCGTCTGAAGCGCCTGGGTCTGAAAGACGGCGACCGTGTTCTTGATCTTGGCTGCGGTGAAGGCCGTCATGTGCACGGCTTGTACTTGCTTGGGAATCTCAAGGTCTTTGGGGTCGATCTGAGTGACACATCACTCAAGAAAGCCGAGGAAGGACTGGCCACGCTTCAAAAGCCTGCTCACGATCATTCTGGCGAAGTGGTCTTCGAAACCGGAGATGCCACGGCGCTGCGCTTTGAAGACAATACGTTTGATGCAGTGATCTGCTCCGAAGTTCTGGAGCATCTTCCTGATTATCACGCCGCCATCGCTGAAATCCAGCGCGTGTTGAAACCGGAAGGACGGCTGTGCATTTCTGTACCGCACGCATGGCCCGAACGGGTCTGCTGGCAATTGGCCCCGCCTCCAAATGGCTATGCGTTCGCGCCTGGGGGGCATATTCGGATTTTCGACGAGGTCGATCTCAAAGTCTCGGTCCAGCGCCATGGCTTCAAACTGTTTGGACGCCATCATGCGCATGGTATTCATGTGCCTTATTGGTGGTTGAAATGCGCGTTCTGGGATCGGGAAGAGGACCATCCCATAACCAAGGCCTATCATAATTTTCTGGTCTGGGATCTGATGAAACGACCCTGGATTACGCGCTTCATCGACACCCTTATTTCCCCCTTCATGGGCAAGAGTCTGGTGCTCTATTTCCATTCTACAAAGGCATCCTGA
- a CDS encoding glycosyltransferase family 4 protein, whose amino-acid sequence MAILSYRSDPKVGGQGVYVDYLSSALVEAGASVDVISGPPYPQLSKDVRLVKLPSLDLYAKPNNGHTALRPHHLLSPTDTYEYFGHLSGKFVEPYTFGQRVYDHMKRAHGKYDVILDNQTLASGVSRIASQLKRPLTTTIHHPITRDRKLALEATPSWRHRLLVRRWYAFHRMQVRNARKLSFITCPSEHAKADIITEFGVLPERIHPIPLGVDQATFRPCPDTRRAAQRIISTASSDTPLKGLHILLDAYAHTLKTNPEAELVVIGKLRNGQARKRLKALGLEARVTFKHDLTREELAHEFRTATIAVTPSLYEGFGLPAAEAMSCATPVIVTDGGALPEVAGRAGIIVPKDDAAALAEAMSNLLNDTEAQKRVGAACLKRAQATFNWNAIAPLYMSFFDEAIAAQC is encoded by the coding sequence GTGGCGATACTGTCCTACAGATCCGATCCGAAAGTTGGCGGGCAAGGGGTATATGTTGACTATCTCTCCAGCGCACTGGTGGAGGCTGGCGCCAGCGTTGATGTGATTTCTGGACCGCCCTATCCGCAATTGTCGAAAGACGTGCGTCTGGTCAAGCTGCCCTCTCTGGACCTCTACGCGAAACCGAATAATGGCCATACGGCCCTACGCCCCCATCACCTGCTGAGTCCCACGGACACCTATGAGTATTTTGGGCATCTTTCCGGGAAGTTCGTGGAACCCTACACCTTTGGGCAGCGGGTTTACGACCATATGAAGCGCGCCCATGGCAAGTATGACGTGATTTTGGACAATCAGACTTTGGCCAGCGGTGTGTCCCGCATCGCCTCCCAGCTCAAACGGCCGCTTACAACCACCATCCATCATCCGATCACCCGCGATCGGAAACTTGCTCTGGAAGCTACACCGAGCTGGCGGCATCGACTCTTGGTCCGGCGCTGGTATGCGTTTCATCGGATGCAAGTCCGAAATGCGCGCAAGCTGTCCTTTATCACGTGCCCTTCGGAGCATGCAAAAGCTGATATCATTACGGAGTTTGGGGTGCTTCCGGAGCGCATTCACCCGATTCCGCTTGGCGTGGATCAGGCCACCTTCCGGCCCTGCCCGGACACGCGGCGCGCGGCACAACGGATCATATCGACGGCAAGCTCAGACACCCCTCTCAAGGGCTTGCATATCCTGCTGGACGCTTATGCGCACACCCTGAAGACCAATCCTGAAGCGGAATTGGTCGTCATTGGCAAATTGCGCAACGGGCAGGCGCGCAAACGGTTGAAGGCGCTGGGGCTGGAAGCCCGCGTCACGTTCAAGCACGATCTGACGCGTGAAGAACTGGCCCACGAATTTCGCACTGCGACAATTGCTGTGACCCCTTCGCTCTATGAAGGATTTGGTCTACCGGCCGCCGAAGCGATGAGCTGTGCCACACCGGTGATTGTCACCGATGGCGGCGCCTTGCCTGAAGTCGCAGGACGGGCAGGCATCATTGTTCCGAAGGACGATGCCGCCGCGCTCGCCGAAGCGATGTCGAACTTGCTGAACGACACCGAGGCGCAGAAACGTGTCGGTGCAGCCTGTCTGAAGCGCGCGCAAGCGACCTTCAACTGGAACGCCATTGCGCCGCTTTACATGTCCTTCTTTGACGAGGCGATTGCCGCACAATGCTGA
- a CDS encoding NAD+ synthase: MTKTLKMLTAQLNPVVGDIKGNKALAEAAFAEAKAKQVDLLVLSELFILGYPAEDLVLKPAAVEHSMQAVQELKALTKTGPAILIGSPWAEEGKLYNAILLLQDGAIRTRYDKRELPNYGVFDEKRIFDAGEGEHETVEINGIPVGLAICEDIWYDRVPGALAAAGAEILLVPNASPWRRTVNVERHTTFSAWAKTGVPYLFVNQVGGQDELVFDGASYAVDFDGAEHQLLGNFVSGTAVVTYNGETHRFEPADDPAKLTSGWEAEYRAATLALGDYVNKNRFPGVVLGLSGGIDSALTAAMAVDALGPERVWCVMMPSKYTSSDSLEDAKACAEALGVRYDTINIAPGVGAMDEMLGEAFAETQPDTTEENIQSRLRGVTLMALSNKFGHMVVTTGNKSEMAVGYATLYGDMCGGYNALKDFYKTEVFALSRWRNTAVPVGALGPGGEVIPERIITKPPSAELREDQKDEDSLPPYDALDDILRGLVDLEEDVDDILARGHDEATVRRIEHLLYIAEYKRRQAPPGVKVGSKNFGRDRRYPITNRFRDD, translated from the coding sequence ATGACGAAGACGCTCAAAATGCTCACCGCACAGCTCAATCCCGTGGTCGGAGATATCAAGGGAAACAAAGCCTTAGCCGAGGCCGCTTTCGCCGAGGCCAAGGCCAAGCAGGTCGATCTGCTGGTGCTCTCGGAGCTGTTCATTCTCGGCTATCCAGCGGAGGACCTAGTGCTCAAGCCCGCCGCTGTGGAGCATTCCATGCAGGCCGTGCAGGAGTTGAAAGCGCTGACCAAAACCGGGCCTGCCATCCTGATCGGCTCGCCCTGGGCAGAAGAGGGTAAACTCTACAATGCGATCCTGCTCCTTCAGGATGGCGCCATCCGCACGCGCTATGACAAGCGCGAACTGCCCAATTATGGCGTGTTTGACGAAAAGCGCATCTTTGACGCTGGCGAGGGCGAGCATGAAACGGTCGAGATCAATGGCATCCCGGTCGGCCTCGCGATCTGTGAGGACATCTGGTACGACCGCGTGCCGGGAGCCCTGGCGGCGGCGGGGGCCGAGATCCTGCTGGTTCCGAATGCCTCGCCCTGGCGCCGCACGGTCAATGTCGAGCGTCACACAACCTTCTCCGCCTGGGCCAAGACTGGCGTGCCATATCTGTTCGTCAACCAGGTCGGCGGACAGGATGAACTGGTCTTTGACGGCGCCTCCTATGCGGTCGATTTCGATGGCGCAGAGCATCAGCTCCTCGGCAATTTCGTTTCTGGAACCGCGGTGGTCACCTATAATGGCGAGACGCACCGGTTCGAACCGGCCGACGACCCGGCCAAACTGACCAGCGGCTGGGAAGCCGAGTATCGCGCGGCGACGCTGGCGCTTGGCGATTATGTCAACAAGAACCGGTTCCCAGGCGTTGTGCTCGGATTGTCCGGCGGCATCGATAGTGCGCTCACGGCGGCTATGGCTGTGGACGCGCTGGGCCCCGAACGGGTCTGGTGCGTGATGATGCCGAGCAAATATACAAGCTCGGATAGTCTTGAAGACGCCAAGGCCTGCGCCGAGGCGCTCGGCGTGCGCTATGACACGATCAATATCGCGCCGGGCGTCGGCGCCATGGACGAGATGCTCGGCGAGGCCTTTGCTGAAACGCAGCCCGACACGACAGAAGAGAATATCCAGTCCCGCCTGCGCGGCGTGACCCTGATGGCCCTCTCCAACAAGTTCGGCCACATGGTGGTGACGACCGGCAACAAGTCCGAAATGGCGGTCGGCTATGCCACCCTCTATGGCGACATGTGCGGCGGCTACAATGCGCTGAAGGATTTCTACAAGACCGAGGTTTTCGCACTGTCCCGGTGGCGCAACACGGCTGTCCCAGTTGGCGCGCTGGGCCCTGGCGGAGAAGTGATTCCGGAGCGGATCATCACCAAACCGCCGAGCGCGGAACTGCGCGAGGACCAGAAGGACGAGGATTCCCTGCCGCCATATGATGCCCTTGACGACATCCTGCGCGGCCTGGTCGATCTGGAAGAAGATGTCGACGACATCCTCGCCCGCGGTCATGATGAAGCCACTGTCCGCCGCATCGAGCACTTGCTCTATATCGCCGAATACAAGCGTCGTCAGGCGCCCCCCGGCGTCAAAGTCGGCTCAAAGAATTTCGGGCGGGACCGCCGCTACCCGATCACCAACCGGTTTCGGGATGATTGA
- a CDS encoding NAD(P)/FAD-dependent oxidoreductase: MGRRLEIAITGAGIGGLALSTLLARDGHRVRIFDQFESPKPIGSGLMLQQTGLAVLEKLGLRAEIDALGTPIERLWGLTTPSLRPVLDVRYRKWRKDVYGLGVQRGLVFEALYQAAQEAGVEIVLAAPVTSVEAADPALILEGGERISGLDLAVYAHGARSSLTPSDRGVDLPYGALWATLPWPENGGFDVTALEQRYHKASQMTGVMPSGRLSRDAPETLTYFWSIRGDQEAAWRARPLDAWKADAAALWPETAQLMDHFSSHDDLTFARYRHHTSNAPIVGRGFARIGDAWHAASPQLGQGANMALLDAWALAQAISSTHEVGDALKAYVRARRGHVRLYQIMTWLFTPVYQGDSHVLPWLRDWLAAPLSKIWPAPPLLAAMVSGAIGAPLKRLNLT; encoded by the coding sequence ATGGGCAGGCGGCTGGAAATCGCGATTACAGGGGCGGGAATTGGTGGTCTGGCACTGAGCACCCTGCTGGCGCGCGATGGCCACCGCGTGCGAATCTTTGACCAGTTCGAATCCCCGAAGCCGATTGGCTCTGGTTTGATGCTACAGCAGACCGGGCTTGCGGTGCTGGAGAAACTCGGCTTGCGAGCCGAGATCGATGCGCTGGGCACACCGATTGAGCGTCTCTGGGGGCTGACCACGCCGTCTCTGCGACCCGTTCTGGACGTCCGCTATCGCAAGTGGCGGAAAGATGTGTACGGGCTCGGTGTGCAGCGGGGCCTGGTCTTTGAGGCGCTCTATCAGGCGGCGCAAGAGGCGGGCGTGGAGATTGTGCTCGCCGCGCCGGTTACAAGCGTGGAGGCGGCGGATCCAGCCTTGATCCTGGAAGGGGGCGAACGGATTTCGGGTCTGGATCTCGCCGTCTATGCCCACGGCGCCCGCTCCAGCCTGACGCCGTCCGATCGCGGCGTTGACCTGCCTTATGGCGCGCTGTGGGCCACCCTGCCCTGGCCCGAAAATGGCGGTTTCGATGTCACCGCGCTCGAACAGCGCTATCACAAGGCGAGCCAGATGACCGGCGTGATGCCGTCCGGTCGCTTGTCCCGGGACGCGCCGGAGACGCTGACCTATTTCTGGTCTATTCGCGGCGATCAGGAAGCCGCCTGGCGCGCCCGGCCCCTGGACGCGTGGAAAGCCGACGCGGCGGCGCTGTGGCCGGAGACAGCGCAGTTGATGGATCACTTCTCATCCCATGATGATCTGACCTTCGCCCGTTATCGTCATCACACGTCGAACGCGCCGATTGTCGGGCGAGGCTTCGCGCGTATCGGCGATGCCTGGCACGCGGCCTCTCCACAATTGGGGCAAGGGGCAAACATGGCCCTGCTGGATGCCTGGGCGCTGGCGCAGGCCATCAGCTCGACGCATGAGGTGGGTGACGCGCTCAAGGCCTATGTGCGGGCGCGGCGCGGCCATGTCCGGCTTTATCAGATCATGACCTGGTTGTTCACGCCGGTCTATCAGGGCGACAGTCACGTCCTGCCCTGGTTGCGTGACTGGCTGGCGGCGCCGTTGAGCAAGATCTGGCCGGCTCCGCCGCTGCTTGCGGCCATGGTTTCAGGCGCCATCGGGGCACCGCTCAAGCGGCTGAACCTGACCTGA
- a CDS encoding amidohydrolase family protein, whose product MAEHDLVIRGGFVVDGSGDPGRDADVAIKQGKIAEVGDVSGTGAEEIDARGKLVAPGFVDIHTHYDGQVTWGDALSPSSNHGVTTAIMGNCGVGFAPVRTSDHDRLIRLMEGVEDIPFPVLAEGLPWDWESFPDYLDSLEDRAFDIDFGAQLPHAALRVYVMGDRGANREDATDDDIAAMSDLARTAVEAGALGFSTSRTLNHRTSDGQPTPTLTASERELTGIAMALGKAGKGVLQFVSDFNDPQKEAAMLRRLVEKSGCPLSVSLAQADIAPDSWKFLLAEIESAAAEGLEMRAQVGPRPVGVLLGLELTLNPFSGHPIYQSIANEPFEKRVHMLSDRAFQQRLLNDQPDADNPFVKSILRNFGKMFVLGDPPDYEPSEDKTVAAIANARGTTPEAVVLDLMLADNGRGMIYLPFLNYAQGSLDPVKAMLESPASLPGLSDGGAHVGMICDGSFPTTLLTHWTRDRTRGDKLPLEFLIKRQCHDTAAWVGLKDRGLLKPGYRADLNVIDHDGLRLHTPHIVHDLPAGGRRLMQHADGYEATVVAGQVIQRHGEATGAKPGRLVRGAQGL is encoded by the coding sequence ATGGCAGAGCATGATCTGGTCATCCGGGGCGGGTTCGTGGTCGACGGATCGGGCGATCCGGGCCGCGACGCCGATGTGGCGATCAAGCAGGGCAAGATCGCCGAGGTCGGCGACGTGTCTGGCACAGGCGCTGAGGAAATCGATGCCCGGGGCAAACTGGTCGCGCCTGGCTTTGTCGACATTCACACCCATTATGACGGCCAGGTGACCTGGGGCGATGCGCTCTCCCCCTCTTCCAATCACGGCGTCACGACGGCGATCATGGGCAATTGCGGGGTCGGCTTCGCACCGGTGCGCACCAGTGATCATGACCGTCTGATCCGCCTAATGGAAGGGGTCGAGGATATTCCGTTTCCGGTCCTTGCTGAGGGCTTGCCATGGGATTGGGAGAGCTTCCCGGATTATCTCGACAGTCTTGAAGACCGCGCCTTTGATATCGATTTTGGGGCGCAGCTGCCGCATGCGGCGCTGCGGGTCTATGTGATGGGTGATCGCGGGGCCAATCGTGAGGATGCGACCGATGACGATATCGCGGCCATGTCCGATCTGGCCCGCACGGCTGTCGAAGCCGGCGCGCTCGGATTTTCAACGTCCAGAACGCTCAATCACCGCACCTCTGACGGTCAGCCGACGCCCACGCTGACCGCATCAGAGCGGGAGCTGACCGGCATCGCCATGGCGCTCGGCAAAGCTGGAAAAGGCGTCCTGCAATTCGTATCCGACTTTAATGACCCGCAAAAGGAAGCAGCGATGCTGCGGCGACTGGTCGAGAAATCCGGATGCCCCTTATCTGTCTCACTGGCGCAGGCCGATATAGCACCTGACAGCTGGAAATTCCTGCTCGCAGAAATCGAGTCCGCGGCGGCTGAGGGCCTCGAGATGCGTGCGCAAGTTGGGCCGCGTCCGGTCGGCGTGCTGCTGGGACTCGAGCTGACGCTGAACCCGTTCTCCGGGCACCCGATCTATCAATCGATTGCCAATGAGCCGTTTGAGAAACGCGTTCACATGCTCAGCGATCGGGCCTTTCAGCAGCGCCTGCTCAATGATCAGCCAGACGCGGATAATCCGTTTGTGAAATCGATCCTGCGCAATTTCGGCAAGATGTTCGTGCTGGGCGATCCGCCGGATTATGAGCCGTCCGAGGACAAGACGGTCGCAGCGATCGCCAATGCCCGCGGGACGACGCCGGAAGCGGTCGTTCTGGACCTGATGCTGGCCGATAATGGGCGCGGGATGATTTATCTGCCTTTCCTGAACTATGCCCAGGGCAGCCTCGATCCGGTCAAGGCGATGTTGGAAAGCCCGGCCAGCCTGCCGGGTCTGTCCGATGGTGGGGCGCATGTCGGAATGATCTGTGATGGGTCCTTCCCGACCACGTTGCTAACCCACTGGACCCGCGACCGCACGCGCGGCGACAAGTTGCCTCTTGAGTTTCTGATCAAGCGCCAGTGTCACGATACGGCGGCCTGGGTTGGCCTGAAGGATCGCGGCCTGCTGAAGCCCGGCTATCGCGCCGATCTCAATGTGATCGATCATGACGGATTGAGGCTCCACACGCCGCATATCGTGCATGACTTGCCAGCCGGTGGCCGTCGCTTGATGCAACATGCAGATGGCTATGAAGCCACTGTGGTGGCGGGGCAGGTGATCCAGCGTCATGGCGAGGCGACCGGTGCGAAGCCCGGCCGCCTGGTGCGCGGCGCGCAGGGGCTCTAG
- the rlmN gene encoding 23S rRNA (adenine(2503)-C(2))-methyltransferase RlmN: MKVELDLSRRPDAAPARKPLAGLSLPALKAEMEAIGVEPKKAGMRAKQLRRWVHHMGEQDFMAMTDIAKDLRLKLTEHYHLDRPEISDHQVSVDGTQKWLTRFGPGIEGESVFIPDVSKSGALCVSSQVGCTLNCTFCHTGTQKLVRNLTAQEIVSQVLIARDGIGEWPASVENRRLTNIVFMGMGEPLYNLDNVAEAIDTISDGDGVSIGRRRITVSTAGVAPRIPELGERTGAMLAISLHAVRDDLRDEIVPINRKYDLQTLFEAIRAYPDLGNSKRVTFEYVMLKGVNDSLAEARDLVKLLRGVPAKINLIPFNPWPNSPYECSDWETIEAFAEVVKRAGYASPIRTPRGRDIFAACGQLRSESVKKSAAEKRREALQNAD; encoded by the coding sequence ATGAAAGTCGAACTCGATCTCTCCCGGCGCCCGGACGCCGCCCCGGCGCGCAAACCGCTGGCCGGACTGTCCCTGCCTGCACTGAAGGCAGAGATGGAAGCGATCGGCGTCGAGCCCAAAAAGGCCGGCATGCGCGCCAAACAGCTGCGCCGCTGGGTCCACCATATGGGCGAGCAGGACTTCATGGCGATGACTGACATTGCCAAGGATCTGCGCCTGAAGCTGACGGAGCACTACCATCTCGATCGCCCGGAAATCAGCGATCATCAGGTCTCGGTCGACGGCACCCAGAAATGGCTCACCCGCTTCGGCCCCGGCATCGAAGGCGAGAGCGTGTTCATTCCCGATGTCAGCAAGTCCGGCGCGCTGTGCGTGTCCAGCCAGGTCGGCTGTACGCTGAATTGCACCTTCTGCCATACCGGGACGCAGAAACTGGTGCGCAATCTGACGGCGCAGGAAATTGTCTCACAGGTTCTGATTGCCCGTGACGGGATTGGCGAATGGCCGGCCAGTGTCGAGAACCGGCGCCTGACCAATATCGTCTTCATGGGCATGGGCGAGCCGCTCTATAATCTCGATAATGTCGCCGAAGCGATCGATACGATCAGCGACGGCGATGGCGTATCGATAGGTCGCCGCCGCATCACCGTCTCAACTGCAGGCGTGGCCCCCAGGATCCCTGAGCTTGGCGAGCGGACTGGCGCGATGCTGGCAATCTCGCTGCACGCCGTGCGCGATGATCTGCGCGACGAGATTGTGCCGATCAATCGCAAATATGACCTGCAAACCCTGTTCGAAGCGATCCGGGCCTATCCAGATCTCGGCAATTCCAAACGCGTGACGTTTGAATATGTCATGCTGAAAGGCGTGAATGACAGCCTGGCCGAAGCGCGTGACCTGGTTAAACTGCTGCGCGGCGTGCCCGCCAAGATCAACCTGATCCCGTTCAATCCATGGCCAAACAGCCCCTATGAGTGTTCGGACTGGGAGACGATTGAAGCCTTTGCCGAAGTCGTCAAACGCGCCGGCTATGCCAGCCCGATCCGTACCCCGCGCGGGCGCGATATCTTCGCCGCCTGCGGGCAGCTGCGCTCGGAGAGTGTGAAGAAATCAGCGGCCGAGAAACGCCGCGAGGCGCTTCAAAACGCGGATTAG